DNA from Nitrospira sp.:
TCCTCAGTGCGAATATGCCCTTTGGGATCGACCCATCAATAAGTCCTGCCCCATGTGTCAGGCCCCGTTCCTGATCGAGAAGGTCAGCAAGCAGACCGGCCGTATCGTGCAATGCCGCAACGAAGAATGCGGCTATCGCGAAGCCGGTTGATCCCTTTCCGCAGGATCGATTCTTCCATTTCTCATACATTCGCCGTTGGGCGTACCGTCCCGCTTCTGCACACCCATGACGAACCGCCGCTGTTGATCGGCATTTCAGCAGACCGGACCGTGGTGTGATGATCGACAATGAGATCCGTTTTCAGCGAAGTTGAGAATGGTAGTCAAATATACGTAAATTAGGCCTTGACAACGACCATCGAATCTTCATACATCTATATCAGATCGAACGCACGACGAGTTCGTCGAGTGAGGCCGGTCGACCGAAGAGGTTGATCGCGAGCGATAACTTTCCGGTCGGAAGGAGGGAAAGATGAAAGCGAAGCAGGGTGTGATCGAGCTTCTGAATAAAATTCTCACGGCGGATCTGACCGCAATTAATCAATATTTCGTCCATGCAAAAATGTGCGAGAACTGGGGGTATGACCGGTTACATCATCATATCAGACAGCGGTCATTCGATGAAATGAAGGATGCCGAGGAATTGATCGAGCATATCCTCTATCTGGAAGGTGTGCCGAACGTGCAGCGTATGAATACGGTACATGTGGGGGAAACCGTTCCCGAGCAGTTCAAGGCGGACCTGAAGGCCGAACAGGAAATGCTGAGTCTCCTGAGTGAGGGGGTGGTGCATTGCACGAAAGCCGGCGACTTCACGACCCGCCATATGCTCGAAGATATGGTCAAAGACGTGGACGAACACATTGATTGGATCGAGACGCAGATGGAGACGATCAAACAGGTGGGGTTGGAAAATTATCTGGCCGAACAGATCAAGAAAGACAGTTAGTCGAATCTGAGCCGGGTGCGTTTGTTGATTCAACGGAGATGTTATGAAAGCCAAAGAGGGAGTACTCGGATATCTGGGGAAAGTCCTTACTGCTGAATTGACGGCGGTTCACCAGTATTTGTTGCATGCGGCACTGTGCAAGAATTGGGGCTATCATCGTCTGCACGAACATTTCAGCCATTTGGCGGAGGAGGAGGTCGGGCATTCCTCGGGTTTGATCGATCACATTCTCTATCTGGACGGAACGCCGCAGGTTGACCGCGTGGATGCGGTCGCCGGAGGTCAGTCGGTTGCGGAGTTGTTGGCGGCGGACCTTCGCTTCGAACTCGAGGATGCGGAGCTGTTGCGTGAAGCGATTGCACACTGTTCGAAGGTGAGTGATTTTACGACCCGGCATTTGCTGGAACACATGATCATCGACACCGAAGAGCATATCGATTGGTTTGAGACGCAGTTGCGCACGATCAAACAAGTCGGGTTGCCGATGTACCTGGCGGAGCAGATTCAAGAAGGGAAGTCGTAGCCGACTGATCCGTACGAGGCCAGCCGGTATACTCGTCACGAGCGGCCGGCTGGCACCTGTTCTTATGAGGTTCGGCGTTTCTACCACCGTGATCGCGGTAGGTGAACAGCCCACCCAGCAGTTCGTTGAAACCTCGCTTCATCCTTTTTCTTCGCTCCTCTCCCGGCGATCACTCACTTCATTGTTGCTGCCCACCGGCGGCAGGGATGAAGAAAATATTCGGGGCCGCAAGGGATGGTCCTAACCATGCAGTTACTTCGGTGGAATAATGAGGGGTTATCGTTGGAGTCGGCGGCTCTGCCGGATTCGGAATTCCATGGGAGAATGTCCGGTGGCACGTTTGAAAAAATGGCTGAAGGCAACTTGATTGCTGAACCCCACCGTCGTCGCGATGTCAGCCAGTTTCTTATCGGTCGTCGCCAACAATGAGCTGGCTCGTTCGACTCTGCACCGCTTGATGTAGCTGGAAAACGATTCTCCCATGAGGTTCTGAAACAGATCGGAGTAATATTTTTCCGAGTAACCGAAGAAGTTTGCCAACACTTTGAGTGTGAGGCCTCGATGGAGATTGCCGTTGATATGGAGCTTGATTCGCGCTGACAGCGGTTCTGCCTTGAACGGGGCGCGTTTCTCGGATGGTATCCAATGCGAGAGGTTGAAGAGCCGGCATGCGAAGTCGCGCAAGTCCTGTTCTGTTTTCACCTGCGCCAGGCGATCGGCCAATTGCGGCGCATGTGAGCGGAGTTCGGACGAGATGAGTTGTAATCGATCGGAAGGAATGGCTGAAGCTGGTAGTTTGCTCATTATCGCGTATCCAATTTGAGATCTCGGCTATTCGGTGGGTGTGTGGGACAATGGCCGATTCGGCTCGGCGATGAAGATGAAATGGGTAACGGGATGGCCAGGCATTGAGAGAAATGGCTTTCGATGTG
Protein-coding regions in this window:
- a CDS encoding Bacterioferritin, which translates into the protein MKAKQGVIELLNKILTADLTAINQYFVHAKMCENWGYDRLHHHIRQRSFDEMKDAEELIEHILYLEGVPNVQRMNTVHVGETVPEQFKADLKAEQEMLSLLSEGVVHCTKAGDFTTRHMLEDMVKDVDEHIDWIETQMETIKQVGLENYLAEQIKKDS
- a CDS encoding Transcriptional regulator encodes the protein MSKLPASAIPSDRLQLISSELRSHAPQLADRLAQVKTEQDLRDFACRLFNLSHWIPSEKRAPFKAEPLSARIKLHINGNLHRGLTLKVLANFFGYSEKYYSDLFQNLMGESFSSYIKRCRVERASSLLATTDKKLADIATTVGFSNQVAFSHFFKRATGHSPMEFRIRQSRRLQR
- a CDS encoding Bacterioferritin gives rise to the protein MKAKEGVLGYLGKVLTAELTAVHQYLLHAALCKNWGYHRLHEHFSHLAEEEVGHSSGLIDHILYLDGTPQVDRVDAVAGGQSVAELLAADLRFELEDAELLREAIAHCSKVSDFTTRHLLEHMIIDTEEHIDWFETQLRTIKQVGLPMYLAEQIQEGKS